AGACCGGCCTCATCCCGCCCGACCAGTGCCTCAACCAGATGCTGGGCCCCGCAGACCTGATTGGCAGAAGTAGAGTTGGGCAGCACCTTCGATTCGGGATAATCATCAAAATCCTTGCTGAACAATTCCAGCCCGATTTCCATCGAGTGAAAGACAGACTTCTGCCGAAGCCCTGTGGAGATAATCTTCGTTTTGCGAAGCCCGACAGTCAGCAGCCCCACCAGCATCGAAATAATCGCCACCACCACCAGCAGTTCAATCAGCGTAAAGCCGCCTGCTTTTTTCTGTTTCATTTCCATAACTGTTTCTTTCCTATGAGCCGTCCTTACGGCTGCGGATTGACGACATTATCCTGTACCGTCTCGAACTTCTTATCCGGTCCGGCTGAAATCAGAACCGGAAAAGCATCATACGAATCCGACGGATCCGCCGGATCATCGGGGTCATACTGATATCGAATCGGCATTCCCCACACATCCACAAAGCGAATCAAATCCGTCGGTGTGCTGCCCGTCGGAATCTCAATCAGGAGCACCCGCCCCGATGCATCCTTATTGGAAAGAAACTGGTCCAGAAGGGTTCCGAGAATCGCCTTGCTGTTCGGACTTCGATTCAGAAAATAATAGAGAGCTTCGCTGGACCAGGCGGCGGCCTCCAAAGAGGGATTCTCCGCCGTATTCTGAAGATGAACCCCCTGTGTAATCGTAACCGTATTGTTGGGCTGACCGGAGGCATTTTCACCAAAAGCAGCACATTCAAACCCAAACTCGCTGTTCACCTGCGGCACATAAGAGTGGTAATCGTTGTAATACTGCTCGAGAGCTGTTGCCAGGACGGCCAGAGTGCTTTCCGTCAGCCGAATCTCCGACTGACGTTTCAGATGAATCCCCAGACCGCTCAAAACACCGACCAGAATCAGCACCACTGCCAGCGTAACCAGCACCTCTGCCAGCGTCATCCCGTCTTCTCGGTGCGTTATGAACATACTTTCTCCGCCCGGAATGCCCCAAAGGGACACGGCCGGTTACTCCTTACCCTTTTCGAAATTCAGCACGTCATCCGCTGTGCCGTACAGTCCGTCCTTGCCGGCCGAAATCAGAATGTACGAATCCGCCCGATACGGACGTTTTACACCATCCGGAAAAGCGGCGGTCTTGGTGGCCGTCTGAACCTGCTTATTCAGAATCATCTCCTCAAACCGCTGCAAATCATCCACAACAGTTCCGGTTCGAAGCGGATGAAGTATCGTTGTTCCCTGCTCCGGGTCTCCGAGTGCCAGCAGCCGTTCATTATCCCAATAGTTGTAAATATCATCATTCTGGGCGGGATTCTGGTCGCTGCCTAAATCGGACCAAAGATAATTCTGGAACTTGTAGGCCGTGCGGGCCCGGTAATACAGAATCGGCATTCCCGTCTTCTTTCCGGACTGCCTTTTCTTGGCATACACATCACAAAGCAGGAAATTGTACCGGTTGAAAGAGCCCCAGTTGACATAAATGTCATCGATTCGATAGGCATTCGCATGTTCCAGATCAATATACTTCTTGCGAACATCAATATTCTGAGAACCGGTTTCGACATAGACATTGGGGACATTGATTCCGTTGATTGCATCATAAATCTGCACAACCCCTGCTCCGACTCCCACCCCATCCAAATCATTCAGACCGCTGGCCGTAAAGCCCGACTTGGGATGAAATCCGAGCAAATCCAGGCCGACCATCGCCTCGGCAAGCTTTGTCGCCCCGCAATAATAAGTCGGATCAATCGGATGTGCCGGGACTCGATACGAGTTTTCATCGGATTCCGGATAGACGCCGAAATCGTTTTTAAACATCTCCAGACCGACATCAATGCTGTGGAACTGGGCCCTCTGCTGAATCTCGCGGGAATAGTCCTTGACCATATTCAGCGCCGGCACCAGCAGTCCAATCAGCAGGGCAATCACCCCCATCACCGTCAGCAGTTCCACAATCGTAAATCCGCCTTTTCCCCGTTTTCGTCTGTTCATGAATCGTTCCTTTCTGATTTGTATTGATAAATGCGTTTGAGATTACATCAGCACCTGAATGACTTTCACCATCGGCAGGAACATCGCCACGACGATGGTGCCGACAATCAGGCCCAGCGACACAATCATAATCGGTTCCAGCAGACTCATCATTGCACCGACCATCACGTCGGCCTCTTCATCGAAATTGTCCGCCACTTTCATCAGCATCTTGTCCAGATCGCCGGTTTCCTCGCCGACATCCACCATGTTGACCACAATGGAGTCCACGGTTTTGGACTGCCGCAGCGGATTGGCAAACGTATCACCCTGCCGAATCGCCTGATGCACCTTGCCGAGCATCGCCGAATAGACCTCGTTGTCCGCCGTTTCCCGCGTAATGTTGATGGCCTCCAGAATCGGCACACCGGCCCCAATCAGCGTCGCCAGCGTTCGAGTCCAGCGGGCAACGGTTGTCAGATAAACCAGCCGGCGAACCACCGGCAGATGGAGTTTGAGCCAGTCGAGCGCATAACGCCCGTAGCGAAAACGCCGCAGAAACTTAAAAAACATAATCACGAAAAACGGGGAAATCGCCACCAATCCGGCATTGAGTCCCTTGTTGCCCAGCAGCCACTGGCTGATATTCAGAAGCCCCTGCGTCAGTGCCGGCAGTCCCTGCTTGCCGTCGCTCATATCCGTCAGCACCTGAGAGAAGGTCGGAATGATGAAAATCATCAGCCCCAGCACAATCAGAAACGCCACGGTCATCACAACCACCGGATAGACCATGGCGCCTTTGATTTTCGATTTGAGCCGTTCGGACTTTTCCATAAAGTCGGCCACACGAGCCAGAATCACATCGAGCACACCGCCCACCTCGCCCGCCGCCACCATATTGACAAACAGCCGGTTAAAGGTTTTGGGGTGTTTGGCCATCGCCTCTGAAAGCGTCGAACCGCCTTCAATATCATCCGCGACATAGCCGATGACGCGCTTGAGGGTGCCGGATTTCTGCTGCTCTTCCAGAATGCGAAGCGAACGAAGAATGGCCAAACCCGCATCCTGAAGCGTGGACAGCTGGCGGGCAAACTGCGTAATTTGCTTGGTTTTGACCTTGCCGCCGGAGCGTCTTCGCCGCGGAGCCGCCGCCGTTTCAGCTTTGGCCTTTTTGGCGGCCCCCTGCGCCCGCACCTTTGTGGGGAAAAGCCCTTTGCTGCGGATTTTGCTGATGGCTTCTTTGCTGCTGAGGGCATCTATCTCGGCTTTGACCTCATTGCCCTTGGCATCCAGCGCTGTGTATTGAAAAATCGTCATATTCGTTTACCTCCGAATAGGAACCGTCCCGACCGCAGGACTCCGCTGAATCCTGCGCCGCTTCCTTACGCCTCCACCGCAATCGTTTCCCGGGCCACCTCATCCAGCGTCGTAATGCCGCTGTAAATCAGTTCCAGACCGTTCTCGCGGAGGGTTTTCATCCCTTTTCGGCGGGCCGCCTCGCGCAGAACCGCCGTGGAGGCATGATTCATAATCAAATCCCGAATTTCATCATCAAACGTCATAATCTCAAATAAACCTGTTCGTCCGCGATAACCGGTGTTGTTGCACATATCACAGCCGCGTCCGTAATAAAATTTCTTGTCAGCCGCATCCTCCGGCGTCAGCCCCAGCTCCATCAGCTGCTCTTCCGTCGGCTGGTATTCCGTCTTACAGTTGGTGCAGATGCGCCGAACCAGCCGCTGGGCAATAATCCCCTCCAGTGTTGCCGTCACCAAGAAAGTCTCCAGCCCCAAATCCAAAAGACGAGCGATGGTGCTGGGGGCATCATTGGTGTGAAGCGTGGTAAACACCAGGTGACCAGTCAGAGACGCCTGAATGGAAATCTCCGCCGTTTCGAGGTCTCGAATTTCTCCGACCATCACGATATCCGGGTCCTGACGCAAAATCGAACGCAGGCACTTGGCAAAGGTTAATCCGATTTCCGGGCGAATCTGAACCTGAATCAGCCCGTCAATGTCGTACTCAACGGGGTTTTCGGTTGTAATAATCTTGGTATCAATAGAATTCAGCTCTTTGAGGGCAGAATAAAGAGTTGTGGTCTTCCCGGAACCGGTCGGGCCTGTTACAATCAAGATCCCGTTGGGCTTGTTAATGAGCTGGCGGACAATTTTCAGGTCTCGTTCCGTCATTCCGAGCATATCCAGCCGCAAATCGACCTGCTTTCTGTCCAGAACGCGAAGCACCACGCTTTCTCCAAACATTGTCGGCAGAATGCTCACACGAAGGTCCACGGGATTGCCGCCCACCACAAGGGGGATACGTCCGTCCTGCGGCAGACGCCGTTCTGCAATATCCAGATTGGCCATCACTTTGATACGGCTGGAAAGAGCCAATGCAATATGCTTGGGAGGAGGTACCATTTCATAGAGAACGCCGTCAATTCGGTACCGCATCTTAAATTCATTTTCAAACGGCTCGAAATGAATATCCGAGGCCTTGTCCTGAATGGCTTTCAGCAAAACCAGGTTGAGCAGTTTCTTGACGGGGTTGGAATCAGCGGCTTCCTTCAATTCATCCAAATCAATGCTGGCATCTCTCCCCTGCAGGCTTGCCAGTCCCTTATCGCTTTCAATTTCGCCGATCAGGTCCGTCAGACTCTCATCCTCCTCGGCGTAATACTTATTCATAGCCGCATTCAGGGCATCCGGGTCGGCTACCTTGGCTTCAACGGTAAAGCCCATCAGGGTGCTCAAATCATCCGTAGCCCGGAAATTGTCTGGACTGTCCAAAGCCACAACCAGATGGTTGCGTTTCTTATCATAATCAATAGGAAGAATCCGATAGGTTTTGGCCATTTGTGCGGGGACCTGACTGATAACTTCCTGAGGAATTTCAAGACTATCTATCTCGATATATTCCATCCCCCGCTGACCGGCCAAAGCGATGGCAAGCTCCTTCTCCTTGATAAGCCCCATCTCAATAAAAATCTGACCGATTTTGACCTTTCCCCGTTCCTTCTGAATGCGCAGGGCCTCATGAACTTGTTCACGAGTTACAAGGCCCATTTTTATCAATATTCGGCCTAATGTTCTGCCTTTTAATTCTTGTACCGGAGGCAACTTTGCCATTTTCTGTTCTCCAACCAGATAAGTTTCGCCTCTATAAAATTATACGGACTATCGAAAACCGGTTCAACATCTTTTTGAGCATGGACACTTGGCAAATAACAAAATTTCTTGCCCAATCCATTGCCCAAATACAAAAAATCTAAAAGGAAAAAGCAAAAACAAGAAGAACAAACTGAGCTGAAAGAAAAGAGGGTCTTGAACAATTTGTCAGATGAAAGTCTGAAAAAAGATATTATTTTTAGCAAAAAAACAATTGGACACTTGGCAAATAACAGAAAAAATAAAACAAATAATATCGAAAAAGTCTCCTTATTATGAAGTCTTCAAAATTGGCCCGTATTCATCTTCGATGCTCTTGCCTTTCATCTTTCCTTTCATCGAAACGCCCATCTTCTTTTCCGCTTTCTCCAGCAATTCACCGGGGTTTCTCGCATAATCAAGCATCGTTTCAAGACTTATTTTCTCGTTTTCCCACAATTCCCACAGATGGTCGTCCAAAAGCTGCATTCCGAGTTTTTTCCCAATCTGAATGCTCGACTCAATACGATAAACCTTATTTTCACGAATCAGGTTCGAAATAGCCGGCGTAACCACCATAAATTCATAGGCCGCTACACGTCCTTTTGGAATCCGGGGACAGAGGGCCTGGCTTAATACAGCAATCAGGTTCGTGCTCAACTGAACGCGAATCTGCTCCTGCTGGCTGACGGGAAAGGCATCAATAATACGGTTTACTGTTCCCTGACAGCCGGTTGTGTGCAAAGTTCCGAACACAAGGTGTCCGGTTTCCGCCGCCGTAATGGCTGCTTCCATTGTTTCCAAGTCGCGCAATTCACCCACCAGAATGACATCCGGGTCCTGACGCAATGAACGGCGAAGGGCTTCCGCGAATGTCGGGACATCAATCCCAACCTCACGCTGGTTAATAATCGATTTTTTGTGCTGATGATAATATTCAATCGGCTCTTCAATTGTAATAATATGCAGGTCCAGATTCTCGTTAATATAATTAATCATACTTGCCAGAGTTGTCGTTTTACCGGAACCTGTCGGACCTGTCACCAAAAACAGCCCTCTGGGGCGTCGACACAAAGCCGCACAAATCTTCGGCAAGCCAATCTGCTCAAACGTCAGCAGTTCCGAGGGAATCAAACGAAGCACCATTGAAATATGTCCCTTTTGACGGAAAACCGCTGTACGGAACCGCCCCGCATCTCCAAAAGCAAAACCAAAGTCCGTGCCCCCAACCTCCTGAAGTTCCTGCTGGTTTCTTTCCGGTGTGATGCTTTTCATCAGAGCCACCGTATCTTCCGGCTCGAGAACCTTGGTATCCAGCGAACGAAGACGTCCGCTGATTCGAAGAACCGGGGGACGGCCGACGACCAAATGCAGGTCCGAGCCGCCCATTTTAATGCACGCTTCCAGCAAACGGTCAATATGAAGTGAAGGCATAGTCCTTTCCCTATTCCAAAACCAATGTCTAAGCCGTATCGATCACAAGTCCTTCCGCCTGGGTTACATTGGTTACTTCCTGCGGAGTTGTAATCCCTTTGAATACTTTAATTCGTCCGTCCATCAGCAGCGTCTTCATCCCGCTGGCTCGAGCCGCCTTGCGAAGCTCCGTCGTCGGCGCCTTCTGGAAGGCCAGCTCCCGCAATTGGCTGTTCATCTCCATCATTTCAAAAATGGCAATTCGCCCGCGGTATCCCGTTCCCTGACATCGGCTGCATCCGGCCCCTTTATAAATCGGATGTTTGCGAATATCTTCCGGTGTAATATTCAAAAGCCGCAAATAATGAGGATCGGGCTTTTCATCAATCACTTTACAATTCTTGCAAATCGTACGAACCAGACGCTGGGCCATAATAGCCTGAATCGAACTGGCTACCAGGAAGGGTTTGACCCCCATATCAATCAGACGGGTAATGGCACTGGGAGCATCATTGGTGTGAAGGGTACTGAATACCAGGTGGCCTGTCAGGGCCGCCTGAATAGCAATATCCGCCACCACACCATCACGAATTTCACCGATTAGGATGATGTTCGGCGACTGACGCAGCATCGCCCGCAGAATCTTTTCAAACGTCAGACCGATTTCCGTTCGGACCTGACACTGGTTGATTCCGCTGATATTGTATTCAACCGGGTCTTCCGCCGTGATGATTTTCTTGTCCGGACGGTTCAGTTCCTGCAGGGCTGCATACAGGGTGGTCGTTTTTCCGCTTCCGGTCGGTCCGGTCACCAGAAAAATTCCATTGGGACGCTTAATAATTCGGATAAACCGCTCATAATCATCCGGTTCAAAACCAATCGCCTGAATACCAATATTGACTGAATCAGGCCGCAAGATACGCAGGACGGTGCTTTCCCCGTGATAGCCCGGCAGACAGGACACACGAAAGTCAATATCCTGGTTTTCAACCCGTCTTTTGATACGGCCGTCCTGCGGAAGCCGCCTCTCGCCGATATCCATACCCGACATAATCTTAATACGGGCCAAAAGAGGGGCCTGCATGTTCTTCGGAATGTTGTCTCGTTCAATGCAAACTCCGTCAATTCGATAACGAATCCTCACTCGGTCGGCCATCGGCTCAATATGAATATCGCTGGCCCGCATCTTGACCGCCTCGTCGATGATGAGGTTGACCAGGCGGATAATCGGCCCTTCATCCTCTTCTGAAGCCTGCGCCCGCCGCACTTCCGCCTCAATAGCATGCCCCGCTTCGGCCAGTTCCGCCGCCGTTGCGTCAATACTGCTGCGGACCTCATCCATCTTGCGATTGATATAAGCCTCAATCTTGCTCGGACTGGCCAGATAACATTCCAAATCGGAAGCCAGACGAAACCGCAACAGATCCAGCAGTTCCAAGTTCATCGGGTCCGGAATAATGATTTTCAGCCGGCCATTTTCTTTCCCAAGCGGCAGAACCCGATGTTTCTTAATAATTTCTTCAGGAATCAGACTTCGAATGTCGGATGGGATTTCGACCTCGTCCAAATCGACATAATTCATCCCGAATTGGCGAGCCAAGGCCTGCATAATCTGGTCTTCTGTGGCAAGACCCATCTCCACGAGCGTTTCGCCCAAACGCCGGTTCGTCTCCTTGGCTTTTTTGAGGGCTTTAATCAGATTGGGCTTATCCACCCACCCTTTGGCGTATAAAATCTCTCCCAAATGTCTGCGGCTCTTGGCCATATTTCCCCTGTTTGAGACTACTTTTGACGTTTAGAAAGGTTCAATATAACAAAACTTTTCTAAACAGTCAAACCTTTCAGCTGCAATCGAAGCCAATTCAGCGCTGTCAAGGAAGCCCGCTGGCGTACCGTTTCTCGGCCCACCGGCGCAAACCGGAAGGTTTGAACCTCCGTCCGTCCCAGAAAGAAAAGACCGATACAAACCATCCCCACCGGCTTTTCGGGTGTCCCGCCTTCCGGACCGGCAATTCCGCTGATACTTAAAGCGGCATCCGCGCCGCTTCGCTGAGCGGCGCCGGCAGCCATTGCGGCCGCAACCGGCTCCGACACAGCACCATACCGGCTTATCAAATCCTCCGACACCCCCAAATCCCGGATTTTTGCCTCGTTGCTGTAGGTCACCCACCCTCCCCAAAAGTACTCGCTGGAGCCCGGAATATCCGTAATCATCTTGGCCAGCAACCCCCCTGTACAGGACTCCGCAACTGCTAATTTCAGCCGTTTTTCTCTGAAAAGCCGTCCCACAACCTGCGGCAGAGTGTCCTCATCAAATCCATACACTGCATCCCCGAGTATTTGACAGAGTAAATTCTTATCCGCATCAATCATTTGCCCGGCGGATTGGCCGTCCGCAGCCGACGCAATAATATGCAGCAAGACATCTCCGCCTTCAACAGTGGTATTAATCTGCGGATTTCGTTCCCGCCGCATCAAATCGCCCAGTTTTTCGGCAATGACGGATTCCCCGACCCCGAAACAGCGGACTTTCCCCATCTCAATGACGTCTGTTCGGCCGTCGGCTGTCAGTTCCGGACAAACACTGTCATTAAACATCGCCATCATTTCCGACGGCACACCCGGCAGACAAAAATACCGCTTGCCCCCCTGCTCGGCCGAAATCCCGCATGCCGTCCCCTTCGGATTTGCCAGGGCCTTCGCTCCGCAAGGCAAATACGCCTGGACACGATTGGTGGATGCGGTTTTCAGCCCCCGCCGCTCAAAAAACGCTTCAATCGTCTGCCAGATATCCGCTCGAAACTCCAAAGGCCTGCCCAAAAACTTGCCCAGCGCAAACCGGGTCAGGTCATCGGCCGTCGGCCCCAATCCCCCCGTTAGAATCACCACATCGCTTATCCGGGAAACCTCACCCAAAACAGCGGCAATGGCCTCTACATCATCCGGCACCAAAACCACCCGGCAGGTTCGATACCCGAGCCGCAAAAGCCGGCCCTGCAGCCAGTTCGAATTCGTATCGACACGCTGGCCGTTCAGCAGTTCATTTCCGACGGCAACAATCGAAGCGCTTTTCATTCCCTTCCAACCCCCGCCGTCAGACCTCAATCAGGGCCTTGATGACCCCATCCCGATAGTCGGAGACAAGCTCAAAAGCCGACGGCGTCTGCTCAAACGAAAACCGATGGGTCAGCATATAATCCACGTTTACGCGGCCCTCCGCCACCCAGTCAATCGCTTTCTGCGTGCAGTGATTCTGCCGGCGGACATTGATCAGCGTCAACTCTTTTCGACGCATCCGGTCCGGAACAAAACTGACGCGGTCCTCCCTGGGGATTCCCACGAGCATCAGCCGCCCGCCGGGGGCCAGCAGGTCCACCCCATGGTCCAGCGTCTGCTGCTGGCCGGCACATTCGAAAACAGCATCCAGTCCCAGCGGTTCGTGCCGGAGGATCGCCGAGGGGATATCCTGAAAAAGCGGATTGCCGCACCAAATCGCCCCGGCCCGTTCCGCGGCCTTCAGGCGGGCCTCGATTTTATCCGTCACATATATTCGTTCCACTCCGGCGGCTTTGGCCGCTTCCAGAACCGACAGCCCGATAGGGCCGGAGCCGAGAATCGCAATGCGTGCCCCCGCCTTCAGACCGGCCAGCTGAACGGCATAAATTCCGATGGCCAGCGGCTCGCACAACACCGCCTGTTCGAGGGTAATCTTGTCCCCCGTCGGAAAGCAGCTGTCCTCCGGCATCACGATATACTCGCAAAGACAGCCGGAAATCTGCCCCGGACAGCCCAAAAATTTCTGGTTTCGGCAGGTATTGATGCGTCCCTGCCGGCACTGATCGCACCGCCCGCAGGCAATCAGCGGGTCCACGGCAACCGTTTGACCCGGCCGCACACGCCGAACCTCCGGCCCGACCTGCTCCACGGTGCCGGCGCATTCGTGGCCGACCACAAACGGAAACTCCACCACCTGGCTGCCGATTCGGCCGGTTTCGTAATAGTGTACATCGCTGCCGCATACCCCCACCGCCCGCACCCGAACCAGGACATCGTTCGGCCCGCGGACCGACGGGCGGGGCACTTCCGCCATTTCGATTCGCTCAATCCCAGTCAGCAGCTGGGCTTTCATAGACATTTTTTTCGCCAAAAGATTCCTCCGCTGATTGTCCGCCGGCTTCATAACAGGATTCGGCGGGAACAATATTTACAATAGCTCCCCAGCGCGGGGTTCGGATGAGGTATTATAAACAAAAAGCCGCACCGACGGCACAAAAAAAACTCCGCCGGTTTCGACGGTCTTTGGACAGCGGCAGCGAAATATTTATTATTCCGTTAAACGAAAGACCGGAAATTTGGATTGAGTGTACAGCATCTGCCAATCATCGCTGACAGTCAGCTTGCAGATTTCTTTTGCGACCGATAAGAATTTCTCAAAGGTTTGTTTTTCGACAGGCCGGCTTCCGTGCGCCAGAATAGACCGATTTCGCCGGGCAAAAATACCGTCATTCTGCGAACTGTGGTCTTTGTAAATTCCGAACAGATTTTGGGCTTTTTTTGCGTCTTGTTTCTGCTGGTCGCTGAATCGTTCCGGATATTGTTTTGCCGCCTCGGCGATAACTGCTCCCAGAACAATCTGAACCGCCAGGCCGACTCGCTTGAGCTTGGGCAGGCCCTCCGCCCGTTCTCCGCATTCTTTAGATTTCTGCCTGTACAAGGCATCCAGATCACAGCCGACAAACTGTTTCCGAAGGGCTTCCCAGTCTGCGCTGCCGGGGTCAAAATCAGGGATCAGTCTGGATAAAAGAAGGCTGGCTGCCATCTCGATGCACCGGTAGAGTCGGGCAACGGCGTCATCATAACTTTCCTGGATCCCGCGGCGTTCAGCATTCCGGAGAAGGTCGATCAGACGATAGGGATCCAGCAGCGCCGGTTTATTCGGCTCATACGCCTTTTTCAGACCTTTCAGAAAAGTCAGATTGTCTTCGACTTCGTCCGGAGAAATAAACTGATGATTCAGACGCTGACACGTCTGAAGTGTTTTTTCAAAGGTGGCGTAAAATGTCCCTGCATATTCTTTATTCGGCTCACTGTGAGCGAACCGGTCCCACTGGTGATACAGCCGGATGACCTGAATGGCCATCTCGGTTTTGTGATATTGTTCCTGAAAGCTGGTGGTGTCCAGAAGCGTCTGCAGGGCGGACAGGGCCGACGCAAAATCAAACCGCTGCAGGGCCTTTTCGGCAGTCTGAAGCACAGGGTCCCCATAGCAGTCATACGGATTTTTTAAAAGATATAAGTTCTCAGAAAACGGCTCCGTAATTCCTTTGACTTCCACGCTGTCCAAATAAAGTACGGGAATGCGCCGCCAAAATCCAAAAGCGGCCAGCGTTCCGCTCATAGCTTTTTTGCCGCCGGTAATATCACAAATCCAGCTGTAGGACTTGTTCTCTTTCTTTTCGACAATTCGAACCAGGTCTCGATAGGTCTGAGCACTGTCCAAGGGGTCGATGAACAGGGGTTCCAAAGAAACCCGGTCTTTCAAAAGGGCCTTGAAGGTCTCATTGGACAGGATGGATTCGACGGTCCTTTGGCTTTCTTTGGTATGAATCAGAACCGCTTTTTCGGGCTGGATGATGGCCATAGAAATCAGAATGGGCCCTTCACTAAAACCCACCAGAATAAATAAAGCCCGTTTTTCGTTCGGCAGTGCTTTCTGAATGGATTGACTGAGCATGGGCAAATACCGCATTTCAAAAGACAGCGCTTGTTTGTGCAGCTCAGCGAGGACATTGCGGTCCTGGGCTCCGTTTTTCTCTGCCGCAAACTTTTCCCGAATCTCCTGAATTTTCGGCCAATCGGCTGGGGCCACAATCCCTTGAAGGTCCATTCTTTGCCCTTTCCTGCTGACATTCCGGCAGGGACTATAAAGGAAAAGAAGAAATTTGTCAAGGATCTATACACAAACAGCAGGAGGTCTTCTGAGATGTACGGCCGTCAAAAAAGCCCCAAATCCGAATCTCGAAATCCGAAACTTGAACATCAGAACAAATTTCGAACCACGGATTTCACGGATTACACGGATTAAAAAAAGGAAGGAAAAAAGCAAACGAAAGTACAGGATAACTGCTGACTGGCGACTGGCAGCAGGATACTGGGTACCGGCGGCCGGACGCCGGACGTTTCAATCCCTTATTCATCAGGGAAAAATTGCAAGTGAAGCTGTGCAGCTATTCGGAGAGCCGGTGCATATTCAGGTTTCAATCCTTTATTCATCAGGGAAAAATTGCAAGAAGAACTCGAGCAATTGGACAACTTTATAAATGACCTTGAAGTTTCAATCCCTTATTCATCAGGGAAAAATTGCAAGTTTGGCGTCTTTTTCTCCTTGCTGCATCGGGATTTGAACGACGTTTCAATCCCTTATTCATCAGGGAAAAATTGCAAGAGCATTTCTATGCATTGTAGAAGACCAATCCGAAATATGCCTTTTGTTTCAATCCCTTATTCATCAGGGAAAAATTGCAAGGGCGCGTGTCCGGGCAGAAACATTTTTTGAAGAAAGGGGAAGTTTCAATCCCTTATTCATCAGGGAAAAATTGCAAGACTGGTAGAGATCTGCCACAGGACAGATCCCTACAGTCTGCTGTTTCAATCCCTTATTCATCAGGGAAAAATTGCAAGGGCTCTTCCGCTCTCGAACTGACGATCGCCGGAGTCCTCTTGTTTCAATCCCTTATTCATCAGGGAAAAATTGCAAGTTTTTTTGCACCATACCCGATACCCTCTATCCACTATTCCCGTTTCAATCCCTTATTCATCAGGGAAAAATTGCAAGAAGTGCCGCACGCCTTCACACCTACTATGACGACGAGGGGTTTCAATCCCTTATTCATCAGGGAAAAATTGCAAGTGCCCTACGAAACCGCCTCCAACCAGATTTGCTGTGTCCTGGCGTTTCAATCCCTTATTCATCAGGGAAAAATTGCAAGCCAAAAAGACCGGAGAAAAGTCCCCGGATTATCGGGGGATGTTTCAATCCCTTATTCATCAGGGAAAAATTGCAAGATTATTTCCCAGAA
The nucleotide sequence above comes from Anaerohalosphaeraceae bacterium. Encoded proteins:
- a CDS encoding type II secretion system protein; amino-acid sequence: MFITHREDGMTLAEVLVTLAVVLILVGVLSGLGIHLKRQSEIRLTESTLAVLATALEQYYNDYHSYVPQVNSEFGFECAAFGENASGQPNNTVTITQGVHLQNTAENPSLEAAAWSSEALYYFLNRSPNSKAILGTLLDQFLSNKDASGRVLLIEIPTGSTPTDLIRFVDVWGMPIRYQYDPDDPADPSDSYDAFPVLISAGPDKKFETVQDNVVNPQP
- a CDS encoding type II secretion system protein, coding for MNRRKRGKGGFTIVELLTVMGVIALLIGLLVPALNMVKDYSREIQQRAQFHSIDVGLEMFKNDFGVYPESDENSYRVPAHPIDPTYYCGATKLAEAMVGLDLLGFHPKSGFTASGLNDLDGVGVGAGVVQIYDAINGINVPNVYVETGSQNIDVRKKYIDLEHANAYRIDDIYVNWGSFNRYNFLLCDVYAKKRQSGKKTGMPILYYRARTAYKFQNYLWSDLGSDQNPAQNDDIYNYWDNERLLALGDPEQGTTILHPLRTGTVVDDLQRFEEMILNKQVQTATKTAAFPDGVKRPYRADSYILISAGKDGLYGTADDVLNFEKGKE
- a CDS encoding type II secretion system F family protein gives rise to the protein MTIFQYTALDAKGNEVKAEIDALSSKEAISKIRSKGLFPTKVRAQGAAKKAKAETAAAPRRRRSGGKVKTKQITQFARQLSTLQDAGLAILRSLRILEEQQKSGTLKRVIGYVADDIEGGSTLSEAMAKHPKTFNRLFVNMVAAGEVGGVLDVILARVADFMEKSERLKSKIKGAMVYPVVVMTVAFLIVLGLMIFIIPTFSQVLTDMSDGKQGLPALTQGLLNISQWLLGNKGLNAGLVAISPFFVIMFFKFLRRFRYGRYALDWLKLHLPVVRRLVYLTTVARWTRTLATLIGAGVPILEAINITRETADNEVYSAMLGKVHQAIRQGDTFANPLRQSKTVDSIVVNMVDVGEETGDLDKMLMKVADNFDEEADVMVGAMMSLLEPIMIVSLGLIVGTIVVAMFLPMVKVIQVLM
- a CDS encoding ATPase, T2SS/T4P/T4SS family, producing the protein MGLVTREQVHEALRIQKERGKVKIGQIFIEMGLIKEKELAIALAGQRGMEYIEIDSLEIPQEVISQVPAQMAKTYRILPIDYDKKRNHLVVALDSPDNFRATDDLSTLMGFTVEAKVADPDALNAAMNKYYAEEDESLTDLIGEIESDKGLASLQGRDASIDLDELKEAADSNPVKKLLNLVLLKAIQDKASDIHFEPFENEFKMRYRIDGVLYEMVPPPKHIALALSSRIKVMANLDIAERRLPQDGRIPLVVGGNPVDLRVSILPTMFGESVVLRVLDRKQVDLRLDMLGMTERDLKIVRQLINKPNGILIVTGPTGSGKTTTLYSALKELNSIDTKIITTENPVEYDIDGLIQVQIRPEIGLTFAKCLRSILRQDPDIVMVGEIRDLETAEISIQASLTGHLVFTTLHTNDAPSTIARLLDLGLETFLVTATLEGIIAQRLVRRICTNCKTEYQPTEEQLMELGLTPEDAADKKFYYGRGCDMCNNTGYRGRTGLFEIMTFDDEIRDLIMNHASTAVLREAARRKGMKTLRENGLELIYSGITTLDEVARETIAVEA
- a CDS encoding type IV pilus twitching motility protein PilT, whose translation is MPSLHIDRLLEACIKMGGSDLHLVVGRPPVLRISGRLRSLDTKVLEPEDTVALMKSITPERNQQELQEVGGTDFGFAFGDAGRFRTAVFRQKGHISMVLRLIPSELLTFEQIGLPKICAALCRRPRGLFLVTGPTGSGKTTTLASMINYINENLDLHIITIEEPIEYYHQHKKSIINQREVGIDVPTFAEALRRSLRQDPDVILVGELRDLETMEAAITAAETGHLVFGTLHTTGCQGTVNRIIDAFPVSQQEQIRVQLSTNLIAVLSQALCPRIPKGRVAAYEFMVVTPAISNLIRENKVYRIESSIQIGKKLGMQLLDDHLWELWENEKISLETMLDYARNPGELLEKAEKKMGVSMKGKMKGKSIEDEYGPILKTS